The following proteins are co-located in the Candidatus Tumulicola sp. genome:
- a CDS encoding CPBP family intramembrane glutamic endopeptidase translates to MTPLNKPAAVRAAIVLCVLAGIEGAFIVAYPDAWLSATFRNYANVHVGAWIAAAVVTASYIFYSVRGLPTVASLLGRISSFKLLALVIAIPASIVEEVFFRESLMNLLAHHHQNVTVQILASGAAFGIVHSFWGIRGGIAAVIGAVRSTTLLGLALAVVFVMAGRVVFPCVVAHFAINLVLEPWLLYAYIVRAQARAVTA, encoded by the coding sequence ATGACGCCACTTAATAAGCCGGCCGCGGTACGAGCAGCAATCGTCCTTTGCGTGTTGGCCGGTATCGAAGGCGCTTTCATCGTTGCTTATCCCGATGCGTGGCTTTCGGCGACCTTCAGAAATTATGCCAACGTACATGTTGGCGCATGGATCGCTGCAGCTGTTGTTACCGCTAGTTACATTTTCTATAGCGTGCGAGGGCTTCCAACGGTCGCCTCGCTGCTCGGAAGAATCTCGTCATTCAAGTTACTTGCTCTCGTGATTGCGATTCCGGCGTCGATCGTCGAAGAAGTGTTCTTTCGCGAGAGCTTGATGAATCTGCTTGCGCATCATCACCAGAACGTCACAGTGCAAATTCTGGCTTCAGGCGCAGCGTTTGGAATCGTACATTCGTTTTGGGGTATCCGCGGTGGTATTGCCGCTGTTATTGGAGCCGTACGGTCGACAACGCTATTGGGGCTCGCGCTTGCGGTCGTCTTCGTCATGGCTGGTCGCGTCGTGTTCCCCTGTGTCGTCGCCCACTTCGCGATCAATCTCGTCCTGGAGCCGTGGCTGTTGTACGCATACATAGTACGGGCACAAGCCAGAGCCGTTACAGCGTAA
- a CDS encoding VOC family protein, which produces MPITGAISQLRTTNLAESIRFYTDKVGLVLDFQFEDFYAGIRAGDQLFHLKLVDCKDPTIEIVDEGDHFHLYFETDDATATAAMLKRNGVALVRDVHDTDWGTRELVIKDDQGHTLYFGQRL; this is translated from the coding sequence ATGCCTATCACCGGCGCCATCTCGCAGTTGCGAACCACGAACCTTGCAGAATCGATCCGATTCTACACCGACAAAGTCGGCTTGGTTCTCGACTTTCAGTTCGAAGATTTCTATGCGGGTATTCGTGCCGGCGATCAACTCTTTCACCTCAAGCTCGTCGACTGCAAAGACCCGACGATCGAGATCGTCGATGAAGGCGATCACTTCCATCTGTACTTCGAAACCGACGACGCAACAGCGACGGCCGCGATGCTGAAACGCAACGGCGTTGCGCTCGTGCGAGACGTGCACGATACCGACTGGGGAACTCGAGAGCTCGTTATAAAAGACGATCAAGGCCACACGCTCTACTTCGGCCAGCGACTTTAA
- a CDS encoding M24 family metallopeptidase, translated as MDEQRAAFLRDAQDKAALLFERVEADGLIRAGATERSVSDAIYALAEELFGVEKHWHKRIVRAGKNTLAPYDLNPPNRTIQSDDIVFLDFGPVFEKWEADFGRTFVVGSDPRKCKLRDDVASAFFEGKAYFETQPDITASELFAYAVTLAENYGWEFGGEIAGHLVGRFPHERIAGDKISLYVHPDNHLPIRSLDKQGRQRQWILEIHFVDRACEIGGFFEQLLTL; from the coding sequence GTGGACGAGCAGAGAGCGGCGTTTCTTCGGGACGCGCAAGACAAAGCGGCCTTACTATTCGAGCGGGTCGAAGCCGACGGGCTGATTCGCGCCGGCGCGACCGAACGATCGGTCAGCGATGCGATTTATGCGTTGGCCGAAGAGCTGTTCGGCGTTGAGAAGCATTGGCACAAGCGCATCGTGCGCGCCGGCAAGAACACGTTAGCCCCGTACGATCTGAATCCACCGAACCGTACGATTCAAAGCGACGACATCGTGTTTCTCGATTTCGGCCCGGTGTTCGAGAAATGGGAGGCCGATTTTGGCCGCACGTTCGTGGTTGGGTCGGATCCGCGCAAGTGCAAACTGCGCGACGACGTAGCCAGCGCTTTTTTTGAGGGTAAGGCCTACTTCGAGACGCAGCCGGATATTACGGCTAGCGAGCTGTTTGCCTACGCGGTAACCCTCGCGGAGAACTATGGTTGGGAGTTCGGTGGTGAAATCGCCGGGCATCTCGTCGGCCGATTTCCACACGAGCGAATCGCCGGGGATAAGATCTCGCTGTACGTTCATCCCGACAATCATCTGCCGATTCGTTCGCTCGACAAGCAAGGACGGCAGCGCCAGTGGATTCTCGAGATTCATTTTGTCGATCGAGCCTGCGAGATCGGCGGCTTCTTCGAGCAACTCCTTACGCTGTAA
- a CDS encoding DUF2203 domain-containing protein, whose product MKLFSPARANALISKLAPLVEELLHRRRELAIKLLESDPALHPAWRLDAPIRLAGVRSPFPAPRFGELKLEIHRLIHRIESLGCVVKDIDLGLIDFPSSRDGEPVYLCWKAGEEVVAYWHGVDEGFTTRRPLA is encoded by the coding sequence ATGAAACTATTTTCGCCCGCGCGAGCCAACGCCCTTATTTCGAAGCTTGCGCCATTGGTCGAAGAGCTGTTGCATCGCCGGCGCGAGCTGGCGATCAAACTGCTCGAGTCCGATCCAGCCCTGCATCCGGCCTGGCGCCTCGACGCGCCCATCCGCCTAGCAGGCGTCCGGTCGCCCTTTCCGGCCCCGCGCTTCGGCGAGCTGAAATTAGAAATACACCGGCTGATCCATCGGATCGAATCGCTGGGGTGCGTCGTCAAAGACATCGACCTCGGATTGATCGACTTTCCGTCGTCGCGCGACGGCGAGCCGGTGTATCTGTGCTGGAAAGCAGGCGAAGAGGTAGTAGCGTACTGGCACGGCGTCGATGAAGGGTTCACTACGCGACGGCCGTTGGCGTAG
- a CDS encoding RNA polymerase sigma factor, translating into MDGLVDGFVAREPRALEEVYALWARVFVSVARHVTGDNALAEDCVHDALVRVWRSPNRFSGSREMLKAYLVACVRNESLAALRSDTRRGLREEKAARWEPVTTIDPPVVDPVESERLRLALERLPEEQRTALTLAYYGNKTHVEVAEALNVPLGTIKSRIAMGMRKLQAELRAGSEARA; encoded by the coding sequence ATGGACGGGCTGGTCGATGGATTCGTCGCGCGCGAGCCACGGGCGCTCGAGGAAGTCTATGCGCTTTGGGCACGGGTATTCGTGAGCGTCGCTCGCCACGTGACGGGCGACAACGCCCTGGCCGAAGACTGCGTGCACGATGCGCTCGTGCGCGTGTGGCGCAGCCCGAATCGCTTTTCCGGCAGCCGGGAGATGTTGAAAGCCTACCTGGTGGCGTGCGTTCGAAACGAATCGTTGGCGGCGCTACGCAGCGACACGCGTCGCGGTTTGCGCGAAGAAAAGGCGGCACGATGGGAACCGGTGACGACGATCGATCCACCGGTCGTGGATCCGGTTGAGTCGGAGCGATTGCGTTTGGCGTTGGAGCGTTTACCCGAGGAGCAGCGCACCGCGTTGACGCTGGCCTATTATGGAAATAAGACGCACGTGGAGGTAGCCGAGGCATTGAACGTTCCGCTCGGGACGATCAAGAGCCGCATCGCGATGGGTATGCGCAAACTGCAAGCGGAGTTGCGCGCCGGTTCGGAGGCGCGCGCATGA
- a CDS encoding aldo/keto reductase has product MKNLGGNITIGGDLTVRRLGFGAMRITGEGIWGEPKDRAGAIRLMRHVVESGVNFIDTADAYGPAVSEEIIAEALAPYRDGVVIATKAGLERSGPGVWESNGRPEHLRSAVEGSLKRLKLERIDLLQLHRIDPEVPVAESLGALVELQSAGKIRHIGLSQVTVKELHEAQKTAKIVSLQNRYNVADREAEDEVEECERQELAFLPWFPLAGEGTPGHEALERIAKAHDATPTQIALIWLLARSPQMLPIPGTSSIAHFDENIASADIELTLAEMKELCGPAEVAIAH; this is encoded by the coding sequence ATGAAAAATCTAGGTGGAAATATTACGATCGGCGGCGACCTTACCGTGCGCCGGCTCGGCTTTGGCGCGATGCGCATCACCGGCGAGGGGATTTGGGGCGAGCCCAAGGATCGCGCCGGCGCGATCAGACTGATGCGTCACGTGGTGGAGTCGGGCGTCAACTTTATCGATACGGCAGATGCCTACGGACCCGCGGTGAGCGAAGAAATCATCGCTGAGGCGCTTGCCCCCTACAGAGATGGCGTCGTTATCGCGACCAAGGCTGGGCTCGAGCGTTCCGGGCCGGGCGTTTGGGAATCCAACGGTCGCCCCGAACATTTGCGCTCCGCAGTCGAAGGAAGTCTAAAGCGTTTGAAACTCGAGCGCATCGACTTGCTGCAATTGCATCGCATCGATCCGGAGGTTCCGGTCGCCGAGTCCCTCGGCGCGCTGGTCGAGTTGCAAAGCGCCGGAAAGATTCGCCATATCGGCTTGTCGCAAGTCACCGTCAAAGAATTGCATGAAGCCCAGAAGACCGCCAAAATCGTGTCGCTACAAAACCGTTACAACGTGGCCGATCGCGAAGCCGAAGATGAGGTCGAAGAGTGCGAGCGTCAGGAGCTCGCGTTCTTGCCGTGGTTTCCGTTGGCCGGCGAAGGAACGCCCGGGCACGAGGCTCTCGAACGCATCGCCAAGGCGCACGACGCCACCCCAACCCAAATAGCGTTAATCTGGTTGCTAGCGCGCTCGCCGCAAATGTTGCCGATTCCCGGCACGTCCTCGATCGCCCACTTCGACGAAAACATCGCGTCCGCCGATATCGAGTTAACGCTCGCGGAGATGAAAGAGCTATGCGGGCCCGCCGAAGTGGCCATCGCGCACTAA
- the rapZ gene encoding RNase adapter RapZ has translation MSQPRVVFVTGPSGAGQSQAMKSFEDLGFYGIEHLPPAVLDAAIDALGAAGVTDVAIALDLRGGRNLGDPLAAIDHVITTHNARVLYLDARDDVLVRRFSATRRRHPLAQAGSLPEAIAADRRVVAPLRERSDVIIDTSSLTHSALKTRIAAAFSREHPMRLAVTIVAFGFKYGLPTDLDLLFDVRFLRNPNYVTELAPLTGDDPAVAAFVAADTSLEPFLEKTVDLLRFLLPCYVEEQKSHLTVGVGCTGGRHRSIYVARQLMERLGGELGVELSFEARDVAHA, from the coding sequence ATGAGTCAGCCCCGAGTGGTCTTTGTCACCGGGCCGTCAGGCGCCGGTCAGAGTCAAGCGATGAAGTCGTTCGAAGACTTGGGCTTTTACGGCATCGAGCATTTGCCTCCCGCGGTGTTGGACGCCGCCATCGATGCGCTGGGTGCCGCCGGCGTCACCGATGTGGCGATCGCGCTCGACCTGCGCGGCGGGCGTAACCTCGGCGATCCGTTGGCAGCGATCGATCACGTTATAACAACGCATAACGCGCGCGTTTTGTATCTCGACGCGCGCGACGACGTCCTCGTTCGCCGCTTTAGCGCGACACGCCGGCGCCATCCGTTGGCACAGGCCGGCTCGCTGCCCGAAGCGATCGCCGCCGACCGGCGTGTGGTGGCGCCGCTGCGCGAGCGCTCCGACGTGATCATCGACACCAGCTCGTTGACGCACTCCGCGCTTAAGACGCGCATCGCGGCCGCGTTTTCGCGCGAACATCCGATGCGGCTGGCCGTGACGATCGTCGCGTTCGGATTTAAATATGGACTCCCGACGGATCTCGACCTATTGTTCGACGTGCGGTTTTTGCGCAATCCCAATTATGTGACCGAACTGGCGCCGCTTACCGGCGACGATCCGGCGGTTGCCGCGTTCGTCGCAGCCGATACATCGCTCGAGCCGTTTTTGGAAAAGACCGTCGACTTGTTGCGCTTTTTATTGCCATGCTATGTGGAAGAGCAGAAGTCGCACCTGACCGTCGGCGTCGGCTGCACCGGTGGCCGCCATCGCTCGATCTACGTTGCCCGGCAACTGATGGAACGCTTGGGCGGCGAGTTGGGCGTCGAGCTCTCGTTCGAAGCCCGCGACGTGGCGCACGCATGA
- a CDS encoding gluconeogenesis factor YvcK family protein, which yields MNKRVMGLFQWLLPGLGVKRWAFVALLGVLLLVDAIVRWLIAEGTGIHINELLDDIVDDYFPPAYLTWILAIVGLGLTFSGVWLWLRATVRVARNRGRDGVRSALTGMRLQQGYKIVAIGGGTGLSTMLRGLKRRTSNLTAVVTVSDDGGSSGRLQKELGVLPPGDIRNCLVALADDEALVTDLFRFRFKEGEGLSGHSFGNLFLAAMSGVTGNFDRAIKESSRVLNIVGRVLPATLGVAKLCAELNDGTIVEGESSISRTSRPIRRVFLDPPAVDPLDEVIAAIREADAIVLGPGSLFTSILPNLLVRRVASEIAESHAVKLYVCNVMTQPGETDGMTAADHVRVLLDNSGEQVCDFVVVNNEAPSRLLAAYALEGQVPVVPDFDRVAELGVEPVGAAVISETVTVRHDADRLAATVVALVDRVVAERATLVKPASAYRRSAAAGGA from the coding sequence ATGAACAAGCGCGTGATGGGCCTATTCCAATGGCTACTCCCCGGACTGGGCGTCAAGCGCTGGGCGTTCGTCGCACTGCTGGGTGTGCTGTTGCTGGTCGACGCGATCGTCCGCTGGCTGATCGCCGAAGGCACCGGCATCCACATCAACGAGCTGCTCGACGATATCGTCGACGACTATTTTCCGCCCGCGTATTTAACGTGGATTCTCGCAATCGTCGGACTGGGATTGACGTTCTCGGGCGTGTGGCTGTGGCTGCGCGCGACCGTGCGCGTGGCGCGCAATCGCGGACGCGACGGCGTGCGCTCCGCGCTGACCGGCATGCGCCTGCAACAGGGTTACAAAATCGTCGCTATCGGCGGCGGCACCGGGTTGTCAACGATGCTGCGCGGCCTAAAGCGGCGCACCAGCAACTTAACCGCCGTGGTGACGGTGAGCGACGATGGCGGCTCGTCCGGCCGGCTGCAAAAAGAGTTGGGGGTGTTGCCTCCGGGCGACATTCGCAACTGTTTGGTGGCGCTGGCCGACGACGAAGCCCTCGTCACCGATTTATTTCGCTTTCGATTTAAAGAAGGCGAGGGCCTGAGCGGCCACTCGTTCGGCAATTTGTTTTTGGCGGCGATGTCGGGCGTCACCGGCAATTTCGATCGCGCGATTAAAGAATCGAGCCGCGTTTTAAATATCGTCGGTCGGGTGCTGCCGGCGACCCTCGGCGTGGCCAAACTGTGCGCCGAACTCAACGACGGAACGATCGTCGAAGGTGAGTCGTCGATTTCGCGGACGTCGCGTCCGATTCGCCGCGTGTTCTTGGATCCACCGGCCGTCGATCCGCTCGATGAAGTGATCGCCGCGATTCGTGAAGCCGACGCGATCGTGCTAGGGCCCGGTTCGTTGTTTACGTCGATCTTGCCGAACCTGCTGGTGCGCCGCGTGGCCTCCGAGATCGCGGAGTCGCACGCCGTGAAGCTGTACGTGTGTAACGTCATGACGCAGCCCGGCGAAACCGACGGCATGACCGCTGCCGATCACGTGCGCGTGCTGTTAGACAACTCCGGCGAACAAGTCTGCGATTTTGTGGTGGTCAACAACGAAGCACCCTCGCGTTTGCTGGCGGCCTATGCGTTGGAAGGGCAAGTTCCGGTGGTTCCAGATTTCGATCGGGTTGCCGAGTTGGGCGTGGAGCCGGTTGGCGCGGCTGTTATCAGCGAAACCGTGACGGTTCGTCACGATGCAGATCGTTTGGCCGCGACGGTTGTCGCGCTTGTGGATCGCGTCGTGGCGGAGCGTGCAACGCTGGTGAAACCTGCCAGCGCGTATCGGCGCTCCGCCGCCGCCGGCGGCGCCTAA
- a CDS encoding fructose bisphosphate aldolase, which translates to METDSIRTMRLDEMRGHIGQHPGFLAALDQSGGSTPGALRAYGVPDTAYSNDDDMFALIHEMRVRIITAPSFTGDRIIGTILFERTMRGDVNGTPVPTFLREQRGSAPFLKIDKGLQDESDGVQVMKPIPGLDALLKDAVGFGIFGTKERSVIARASKSGIQAIVDQQFEIGRQVASHGLVPILEPEVSIKAPDKAQAEQILFDALMAGADKWTGDVPFMIKITIPDKTDLYAPLIAHANVLRVVALSGGYERDDACARLAKNHDLIASFSRALVEGLTRDMSDADFDARLGSTIAEIYKASTVKG; encoded by the coding sequence ATGGAAACCGATTCTATCCGTACCATGCGATTAGACGAAATGCGGGGCCACATCGGCCAACACCCCGGCTTCCTCGCCGCCCTGGATCAAAGTGGCGGCTCGACGCCCGGCGCGTTGCGCGCGTACGGCGTACCTGACACAGCCTACTCGAACGACGACGACATGTTTGCGCTAATTCACGAGATGCGCGTGCGCATCATCACCGCGCCGTCGTTTACCGGCGACCGGATCATCGGAACGATCTTGTTCGAACGCACGATGCGCGGCGACGTGAATGGGACACCGGTCCCAACGTTCCTACGCGAGCAGCGCGGTTCTGCCCCGTTCTTGAAAATCGACAAAGGTTTGCAAGACGAGTCGGATGGCGTGCAGGTAATGAAGCCGATCCCCGGTTTGGATGCATTGTTGAAGGATGCGGTCGGCTTCGGTATTTTCGGAACGAAAGAGCGTTCGGTCATCGCGCGTGCCTCGAAAAGCGGCATACAGGCAATCGTCGATCAGCAGTTTGAAATCGGGCGTCAAGTCGCTTCGCATGGCTTGGTTCCGATTCTCGAGCCGGAAGTGTCGATCAAGGCTCCGGATAAAGCGCAAGCCGAACAGATTCTCTTCGACGCGCTCATGGCCGGCGCGGACAAGTGGACCGGCGACGTGCCGTTTATGATCAAGATCACGATCCCCGACAAGACCGATTTATACGCACCCCTCATCGCGCACGCGAACGTGTTGCGCGTAGTAGCGTTATCGGGTGGCTACGAACGCGACGACGCTTGTGCCCGCCTCGCAAAAAACCACGATCTGATCGCGAGCTTCTCGCGCGCGCTGGTTGAGGGCTTGACGCGCGACATGAGCGACGCCGACTTCGATGCTCGGCTCGGTTCGACGATCGCGGAAATCTATAAGGCCTCGACCGTTAAAGGTTGA
- a CDS encoding LuxR C-terminal-related transcriptional regulator → MPHAKTARTLARDGTTRGSDIAALFERGEYAQAATIYDSTYSAKTAPLEASLYRARVHMRMNGESPKALALLNRLRGSAKGEQLIRVRMLLGEVYGTTGDFEAADEELHAAFEAAKRSGKKDLIADVAYRYGRRYALSSNQPEEARQFLQPIRSGGSVESRLNALQLESCILSREGRAREQAHVLTEMLRMIDPQDPEHAEPRIRGTQTLAALAREIYIPEAVPIVEQQLGGVPWPKDFEVALFQTTKAIGWAKALQGDYFNAFRYLRRSALAAPDLGWKTMALVDRAFLAQAREQDVWFRQELSDAEEAADQANWESCPDEAVLALLNLAELLAPIDAAKSSEYLARFRASGPIRNMRSLMRSDRRYQALIDYSTGVVDAYLGNRTLGRSRLKDALAVFESCGFEWRAGRTALRLYDFTKKPDFLKRAAHSLHHYASSWLGEELRKRLHSVNERADGLTPMQDKVFRLICEGLSNIEIGHRLEISPATVANHAKAVLKVFKVSSRHALIAEAMRRKII, encoded by the coding sequence ATGCCGCACGCCAAAACGGCGCGGACCCTCGCTCGAGACGGAACGACCCGGGGTAGCGATATTGCTGCTCTCTTCGAACGAGGCGAATACGCGCAAGCCGCAACGATCTATGACAGCACTTACTCCGCGAAAACTGCGCCGCTGGAAGCGTCGCTGTATCGTGCGCGCGTTCACATGCGCATGAACGGCGAGTCTCCAAAAGCGCTCGCGCTGCTCAACCGCCTGCGCGGTTCGGCCAAGGGCGAGCAGCTGATACGCGTTCGAATGTTACTCGGCGAAGTGTATGGCACTACCGGCGACTTCGAGGCGGCCGACGAAGAACTGCACGCGGCCTTCGAAGCGGCAAAGCGTTCCGGCAAGAAAGATCTGATTGCCGACGTTGCGTATCGCTACGGTCGACGTTACGCACTGTCGTCCAACCAGCCCGAAGAGGCGCGCCAATTTCTGCAGCCGATTCGCAGCGGCGGCTCGGTCGAGAGCCGGCTGAATGCGCTGCAATTAGAGAGTTGCATTTTGAGCCGCGAAGGCCGGGCGCGCGAACAGGCGCACGTGCTGACCGAAATGTTACGCATGATCGACCCGCAGGATCCCGAGCACGCGGAACCTCGGATTCGCGGCACGCAGACGCTGGCGGCACTGGCGCGCGAGATCTACATTCCCGAAGCCGTTCCCATAGTGGAGCAGCAGCTGGGCGGGGTCCCCTGGCCAAAAGACTTCGAAGTCGCGCTGTTTCAAACGACCAAGGCGATTGGCTGGGCCAAAGCATTACAGGGCGATTACTTCAACGCGTTCCGCTATCTGCGGCGTAGCGCGCTGGCGGCACCGGACCTCGGCTGGAAGACCATGGCTTTGGTGGACCGAGCGTTTCTAGCACAGGCCCGCGAGCAAGATGTGTGGTTCCGGCAAGAATTGTCGGACGCCGAGGAAGCGGCGGACCAAGCCAACTGGGAAAGCTGTCCGGACGAAGCCGTGCTCGCGCTGCTCAACTTAGCTGAATTGTTGGCGCCGATCGACGCGGCCAAGTCGTCGGAGTATTTGGCGCGGTTCCGCGCCTCCGGTCCGATTCGCAATATGCGTTCGTTAATGCGCAGCGATCGGCGCTACCAGGCGTTGATCGATTACTCGACCGGCGTCGTCGATGCGTATCTCGGAAATCGCACCCTGGGACGATCGCGCCTGAAAGACGCGCTGGCCGTGTTCGAATCCTGCGGATTCGAGTGGCGGGCGGGTCGAACGGCGTTACGCCTGTACGATTTCACGAAGAAGCCCGATTTCTTGAAACGCGCGGCGCATTCTCTGCATCACTACGCCAGCAGTTGGCTCGGCGAAGAACTACGCAAGCGCCTGCATTCGGTGAACGAACGTGCCGACGGCCTGACGCCGATGCAGGACAAGGTGTTCCGCCTCATCTGTGAGGGGCTGTCGAACATCGAGATCGGGCACCGTCTGGAAATCTCGCCGGCAACGGTCGCGAATCACGCCAAGGCCGTGCTGAAAGTCTTCAAAGTGAGCAGCCGCCACGCACTCATTGCAGAGGCGATGCGCCGGAAAATCATTTAA
- a CDS encoding type II toxin-antitoxin system VapC family toxin: MFVLDASVAAKWFLSDEASSNADAILKRAETESAVAPSIFSFEIQNLLLSAERAGRIASEAVEDALDLLRDLPVRLVTSGDRFMPGAELALAREFHLTAYDAAYLACAEDLDLELVTADALLDRAARSFGLRTAFVP; this comes from the coding sequence GTGTTCGTTTTAGATGCGTCGGTGGCGGCGAAATGGTTTCTGTCCGATGAGGCCTCGTCGAACGCGGACGCCATTCTCAAGCGCGCGGAAACTGAATCGGCGGTTGCTCCCAGCATCTTTTCTTTCGAAATCCAGAATCTGCTGTTGTCTGCGGAGCGCGCGGGCCGCATCGCATCGGAGGCAGTCGAAGACGCTCTAGACTTACTTCGAGATTTACCGGTTCGATTGGTGACGAGCGGCGATCGGTTCATGCCGGGTGCGGAGCTTGCGTTGGCACGTGAGTTTCATCTCACCGCCTACGACGCTGCATATCTCGCTTGTGCGGAAGACCTCGATCTCGAACTCGTAACTGCCGATGCGCTATTAGACCGTGCCGCGCGAAGCTTTGGTCTTCGCACGGCTTTTGTTCCCTGA
- a CDS encoding retropepsin-like aspartic protease: MQIVSQWHSELDDTTHTLSDIAVNAIISDPDLSPPPQVASWDSISGTVFPIKIIHRHIAVEAKINGVQGLFVLGSGSTGTLIGGQFAHRAGLKADGYAPQIYQELPNHVQSGTVDTIEIGGSVLRNAHIYFGAQDADDLIPDGVLGYDIFAHTVVTIDFVKNTMQIQDPALVNPDAVQGVHMLADLGRGKAIVPAKIQDVGVPAVLETGVPAAVLLPYGMADHDGLKLYNDNQAADAIVLPHAWADENGALEVTTGGRCWQLEVVTLGPISYTRPTACIYIGLEDGQAVIGLDFLDRFEKIVFDFSRAGVIFVPRS, translated from the coding sequence ATGCAAATCGTGTCGCAGTGGCATTCCGAGCTCGACGACACGACGCACACGTTAAGCGATATTGCCGTTAACGCGATCATCAGCGATCCGGATCTGTCGCCGCCGCCGCAGGTCGCGAGCTGGGACTCAATCTCGGGGACGGTGTTCCCGATCAAAATCATCCACCGGCACATCGCCGTGGAAGCCAAGATCAACGGCGTGCAAGGCCTGTTCGTTCTCGGGTCGGGCTCGACCGGTACGTTGATCGGCGGGCAGTTCGCGCACCGCGCCGGACTCAAAGCCGACGGATATGCGCCGCAAATATATCAAGAGCTGCCAAACCACGTTCAGTCGGGAACGGTCGACACGATCGAAATAGGCGGAAGCGTCTTGCGCAACGCGCACATCTATTTCGGGGCGCAAGATGCGGACGACCTCATTCCCGATGGTGTGCTCGGCTACGACATCTTCGCGCACACCGTGGTCACGATCGATTTCGTAAAGAACACGATGCAAATCCAAGACCCGGCGCTCGTCAACCCCGACGCAGTGCAGGGAGTCCATATGCTGGCCGATCTCGGCCGCGGAAAGGCGATCGTTCCGGCCAAGATCCAAGACGTCGGTGTCCCCGCCGTTCTCGAAACCGGCGTCCCTGCGGCCGTCCTACTTCCGTATGGCATGGCAGATCACGACGGCTTAAAGCTCTACAATGATAATCAGGCGGCCGACGCGATAGTGCTCCCCCACGCCTGGGCGGACGAAAATGGCGCGCTCGAGGTAACGACCGGGGGGAGATGCTGGCAGCTTGAGGTTGTGACGCTCGGCCCGATCAGTTACACTCGCCCGACGGCTTGTATCTATATCGGTTTGGAAGACGGGCAAGCCGTAATCGGTCTGGATTTTCTCGACCGATTCGAAAAAATCGTGTTCGACTTCTCGCGAGCCGGCGTGATCTTCGTGCCGCGCTCCTGA
- a CDS encoding type II toxin-antitoxin system prevent-host-death family antitoxin, whose translation MNLGDAKARFSEVIERVIAGQTTVILRNGTPVAEIRPLGDVDPKQTVARIRAIRERVAAHQAERGESKTARPRLRALAHEGHRR comes from the coding sequence ATGAATTTAGGGGACGCGAAGGCTCGGTTCTCAGAAGTGATCGAGCGGGTTATTGCCGGCCAAACGACGGTCATTCTCCGCAACGGCACGCCGGTCGCGGAAATCCGCCCGCTCGGCGATGTCGACCCGAAGCAGACCGTCGCGCGCATCCGAGCGATCCGCGAACGGGTGGCTGCGCATCAGGCCGAACGTGGCGAGTCGAAAACGGCGCGTCCGAGACTTCGCGCGCTCGCTCACGAGGGCCATCGCCGCTAA